In Oreochromis niloticus isolate F11D_XX linkage group LG5, O_niloticus_UMD_NMBU, whole genome shotgun sequence, a single window of DNA contains:
- the matn4 gene encoding matrilin-4 isoform X2 translates to MKMRQLSAFILLTLAVLATARPKTEPAQKCKIGPVDLVFLIDSSRSVRPHEFETMRKFMIDIINTLDIGLNATRVGVVQYSSQVRTEFTLKTHARLSNIVKAINQIIPLAQGTMTGLAIRYMMNEAFTAEAGDRPKVPNVAVIVTDGRPQDRVAEVAAEAREKGIEIYAVGVARADMTSLRAMASPPFEDHVFLVESFDLIHQFGIQFQDKLCGVDLCLESDHGCEHICESTPGSYHCLCLPGYTVNDDGKTCRAIDLCAERKHNCEQICVSSPGSFTCDCNKGYKLNNDQRTCSMIDYCSFGNHSCDHECVSVLNGYRCRCNEGYRLLEDGKTCQAIDLCAEGKHDCEQICVSAPGVFSCDCNKGFKLNKDKKTCTNMNMCNTVEHGCEYQCVSTPGSYHCICPEGQLLQDDGRSCGTCKSANIDLVLLIDGSKSVRPQNFELVKKFVNQVVDSLDVSAHGTRVGLVQYSSRVRTEFSLNMYHTADEIKAAVMKVEYMEKGTMTGLALKHMLENSFSEAEGARPLSRNIPRIGLVFTDGRSQDDITEYAKKAKEVGITMYAVGVGKAVEDELREIASEPVEKHFYYTTDFTAISTIAENLKLSVCPEESQGEIEVKDPCACESLVEFQQATMNSLEQLTQKLAGMTARLEQLENQLFSRK, encoded by the exons ATGAAGATGAGACAACTGAGCGCATTCATCCTGTTGACCCTGGCTGTCCTCGCAACAGCCAGACCAAAAACAG AACCTGCGCAGAAATGTAAGATCGGTCCGGTGGATCTAGTCTTCCTCATCGACAGCTCCCGCAGCGTTAGGCCACATGAGTTTGAGACCATGAGGAAGTTCATGATTGACATCATTAACACCCTGGATATTGGACTAAATGCCACCAGAGTGGGAGTTGTTCAATATTCCAGTCAG GTCCGCACTGAGTTCACTCTGAAGACTCATGCCAGGCTGAGCAACATAGTGAAAGCCATCAATCAGATCATCCCCCTCGCTCAGGGTACCATGACCGGACTCGCCATCAGATACATGATGAATGAAGCTTTTACTGCTGAGGCTGGAGACAGGCCAAAG GTTCCAAATGTGGCCGTGATCGTGACAGACGGACGTCCTCAGGACCGCGTGGCTGAGGTGGCAGCTGAGGCAAGAGAAAAAGGCATTGAGATCTATGCTGTGGGCGTGGCCAGGGCAGATATGACATCACTGAGGGCCATGGCATCACCGCCCTTCGAGGACCACGTCTTCCTGGTTGAGTCCTTTGATCTCATTCACCAGTTTGGCATCCAGTTCCAGGATAAGCTCTGCG GCGTGGATCTGTGTCTGGAGTCAGACCACGGCTGTGAGCACATCTGTGAGAGCACTCCTGGATCCTACCACTGCCTCTGTCTGCCCGGATACACTGTGAACGATGACGGGAAGACATGCAGAG ccaTAGATCTGTGTGCTGAGAGAAAACATAACTGTGAACAAATCTGCGTCAGCTCCCCGGGCTCCTTCACCTGTGACTGCAACAAAGGATACAAACTGAACAACGACCAGAGGACCTGCTCAA TGATCGACTACTGTTCGTTTGGGAACCACAGTTGCGATCACGAGTGTGTGAGCGTGCTCAATGGCTATCGCTGTCGCTGTAACGAGGGATACAGGCTGCTGGAGGACGGCAAGACCTGCCAGG CCATTGACCTGTGCGCTGAGGGAAAGCACGACTGTGAGCAGATCTGTGTCAGCGCTCCGGGCGTCTTCAGCTGCGACTGTAACAAAGGATTCAAACTCAACAAGGACAAGAAGACCTGCACAA ACATGAACATGTGTAACACAGTGGAGCACGGCTGTGAGTACCAGTGTGTGAGCACTCCAGGCTCTTATCACTGCATCTGCCCCGAGGGACAGCTGCTACAGGACGACGGCAGGAGCTGCGGCA CCTGCAAGTCTGCAAACATCGACCTGGTGCTTCTGATCGACGGCTCCAAGAGTGTCCGCCCTCAAAACTTCGAGCTTGTCAAAAAGTTTGTTAACCAG GTCGTCGACTCTCTGGATGTGTCTGCTCACGGTACCAGAGTCGGTCTGGTTCAGTACTCGAGCCGGGTCAGGACAGAGTTTTCCCTCAACATGTACCACACAGCTGATGAGATCAAAGCTGCAGTTATGAAG GTTGAATACATGGAGAAAGGTACGATGACCGGCCTGGCCCTGAAGCACATGCTGGAAAACAGCTTCTCTGAGGCAGAAGGCGCTCGTCCTCTGAGCCGCAACATTCCACGAATCGGGCTGGTTTTCACAGATGGACGCTCCCAGGATGACATCACCGAGTACGCCAAGAAGGCCAAAGAAGTCG GCATCACCATGTACGCGGTGGGTGTTGGCAAAGCGGTGGAAGATGAGCTCCGTGAGATCGCGTCTGAGCCTGTGGAGAAACATTTCTATTACACCACTGACTTCACCGCCATCAGCACCATTGCTGAGAACCTCAAACTCAGTGTCTGCCCAG AGGAGAGTCAGGGCGAGATTGAGGTGAAGGACCCCTGTGCGTGTGAAAGTCTGGTGGAGTTCCAGCAGGCCACTATGAACAGCCTGGAGCAGCTCACACAGAAAC TGGCTGGGATGACCGCCCGTCTGGAACAGCTGGAGAACCAGCTTTTCTCCAGGAAGTGA
- the matn4 gene encoding matrilin-4 isoform X3, giving the protein MKMRQLSAFILLTLAVLATARPKTEPAQKCKIGPVDLVFLIDSSRSVRPHEFETMRKFMIDIINTLDIGLNATRVGVVQYSSQVRTEFTLKTHARLSNIVKAINQIIPLAQGTMTGLAIRYMMNEAFTAEAGDRPKVPNVAVIVTDGRPQDRVAEVAAEAREKGIEIYAVGVARADMTSLRAMASPPFEDHVFLVESFDLIHQFGIQFQDKLCAIDLCAERKHNCEQICVSSPGSFTCDCNKGYKLNNDQRTCSMIDYCSFGNHSCDHECVSVLNGYRCRCNEGYRLLEDGKTCQAIDLCAEGKHDCEQICISAPGVYTCDCNNGYTLNEDEKTCTPIDLCAEGKHDCEQICVSAPGVFSCDCNKGFKLNKDKKTCTNMNMCNTVEHGCEYQCVSTPGSYHCICPEGQLLQDDGRSCGTCKSANIDLVLLIDGSKSVRPQNFELVKKFVNQVVDSLDVSAHGTRVGLVQYSSRVRTEFSLNMYHTADEIKAAVMKVEYMEKGTMTGLALKHMLENSFSEAEGARPLSRNIPRIGLVFTDGRSQDDITEYAKKAKEVGITMYAVGVGKAVEDELREIASEPVEKHFYYTTDFTAISTIAENLKLSVCPEESQGEIEVKDPCACESLVEFQQATMNSLEQLTQKLAGMTARLEQLENQLFSRK; this is encoded by the exons ATGAAGATGAGACAACTGAGCGCATTCATCCTGTTGACCCTGGCTGTCCTCGCAACAGCCAGACCAAAAACAG AACCTGCGCAGAAATGTAAGATCGGTCCGGTGGATCTAGTCTTCCTCATCGACAGCTCCCGCAGCGTTAGGCCACATGAGTTTGAGACCATGAGGAAGTTCATGATTGACATCATTAACACCCTGGATATTGGACTAAATGCCACCAGAGTGGGAGTTGTTCAATATTCCAGTCAG GTCCGCACTGAGTTCACTCTGAAGACTCATGCCAGGCTGAGCAACATAGTGAAAGCCATCAATCAGATCATCCCCCTCGCTCAGGGTACCATGACCGGACTCGCCATCAGATACATGATGAATGAAGCTTTTACTGCTGAGGCTGGAGACAGGCCAAAG GTTCCAAATGTGGCCGTGATCGTGACAGACGGACGTCCTCAGGACCGCGTGGCTGAGGTGGCAGCTGAGGCAAGAGAAAAAGGCATTGAGATCTATGCTGTGGGCGTGGCCAGGGCAGATATGACATCACTGAGGGCCATGGCATCACCGCCCTTCGAGGACCACGTCTTCCTGGTTGAGTCCTTTGATCTCATTCACCAGTTTGGCATCCAGTTCCAGGATAAGCTCTGCG ccaTAGATCTGTGTGCTGAGAGAAAACATAACTGTGAACAAATCTGCGTCAGCTCCCCGGGCTCCTTCACCTGTGACTGCAACAAAGGATACAAACTGAACAACGACCAGAGGACCTGCTCAA TGATCGACTACTGTTCGTTTGGGAACCACAGTTGCGATCACGAGTGTGTGAGCGTGCTCAATGGCTATCGCTGTCGCTGTAACGAGGGATACAGGCTGCTGGAGGACGGCAAGACCTGCCAGG CCATTGACCTGTGCGCTGAGGGGAAGCACGACTGTGAACAGATCTGCATCAGCGCGCCGGGCGTCTACACCTGCGACTGCAACAATGGATACACGCTCAATGAGGACGAGAAGACCTGCACAC CCATTGACCTGTGCGCTGAGGGAAAGCACGACTGTGAGCAGATCTGTGTCAGCGCTCCGGGCGTCTTCAGCTGCGACTGTAACAAAGGATTCAAACTCAACAAGGACAAGAAGACCTGCACAA ACATGAACATGTGTAACACAGTGGAGCACGGCTGTGAGTACCAGTGTGTGAGCACTCCAGGCTCTTATCACTGCATCTGCCCCGAGGGACAGCTGCTACAGGACGACGGCAGGAGCTGCGGCA CCTGCAAGTCTGCAAACATCGACCTGGTGCTTCTGATCGACGGCTCCAAGAGTGTCCGCCCTCAAAACTTCGAGCTTGTCAAAAAGTTTGTTAACCAG GTCGTCGACTCTCTGGATGTGTCTGCTCACGGTACCAGAGTCGGTCTGGTTCAGTACTCGAGCCGGGTCAGGACAGAGTTTTCCCTCAACATGTACCACACAGCTGATGAGATCAAAGCTGCAGTTATGAAG GTTGAATACATGGAGAAAGGTACGATGACCGGCCTGGCCCTGAAGCACATGCTGGAAAACAGCTTCTCTGAGGCAGAAGGCGCTCGTCCTCTGAGCCGCAACATTCCACGAATCGGGCTGGTTTTCACAGATGGACGCTCCCAGGATGACATCACCGAGTACGCCAAGAAGGCCAAAGAAGTCG GCATCACCATGTACGCGGTGGGTGTTGGCAAAGCGGTGGAAGATGAGCTCCGTGAGATCGCGTCTGAGCCTGTGGAGAAACATTTCTATTACACCACTGACTTCACCGCCATCAGCACCATTGCTGAGAACCTCAAACTCAGTGTCTGCCCAG AGGAGAGTCAGGGCGAGATTGAGGTGAAGGACCCCTGTGCGTGTGAAAGTCTGGTGGAGTTCCAGCAGGCCACTATGAACAGCCTGGAGCAGCTCACACAGAAAC TGGCTGGGATGACCGCCCGTCTGGAACAGCTGGAGAACCAGCTTTTCTCCAGGAAGTGA
- the matn4 gene encoding matrilin-4 isoform X1: MKMRQLSAFILLTLAVLATARPKTEPAQKCKIGPVDLVFLIDSSRSVRPHEFETMRKFMIDIINTLDIGLNATRVGVVQYSSQVRTEFTLKTHARLSNIVKAINQIIPLAQGTMTGLAIRYMMNEAFTAEAGDRPKVPNVAVIVTDGRPQDRVAEVAAEAREKGIEIYAVGVARADMTSLRAMASPPFEDHVFLVESFDLIHQFGIQFQDKLCGVDLCLESDHGCEHICESTPGSYHCLCLPGYTVNDDGKTCRAIDLCAERKHNCEQICVSSPGSFTCDCNKGYKLNNDQRTCSMIDYCSFGNHSCDHECVSVLNGYRCRCNEGYRLLEDGKTCQAIDLCAEGKHDCEQICISAPGVYTCDCNNGYTLNEDEKTCTPIDLCAEGKHDCEQICVSAPGVFSCDCNKGFKLNKDKKTCTNMNMCNTVEHGCEYQCVSTPGSYHCICPEGQLLQDDGRSCGTCKSANIDLVLLIDGSKSVRPQNFELVKKFVNQVVDSLDVSAHGTRVGLVQYSSRVRTEFSLNMYHTADEIKAAVMKVEYMEKGTMTGLALKHMLENSFSEAEGARPLSRNIPRIGLVFTDGRSQDDITEYAKKAKEVGITMYAVGVGKAVEDELREIASEPVEKHFYYTTDFTAISTIAENLKLSVCPEESQGEIEVKDPCACESLVEFQQATMNSLEQLTQKLAGMTARLEQLENQLFSRK; the protein is encoded by the exons ATGAAGATGAGACAACTGAGCGCATTCATCCTGTTGACCCTGGCTGTCCTCGCAACAGCCAGACCAAAAACAG AACCTGCGCAGAAATGTAAGATCGGTCCGGTGGATCTAGTCTTCCTCATCGACAGCTCCCGCAGCGTTAGGCCACATGAGTTTGAGACCATGAGGAAGTTCATGATTGACATCATTAACACCCTGGATATTGGACTAAATGCCACCAGAGTGGGAGTTGTTCAATATTCCAGTCAG GTCCGCACTGAGTTCACTCTGAAGACTCATGCCAGGCTGAGCAACATAGTGAAAGCCATCAATCAGATCATCCCCCTCGCTCAGGGTACCATGACCGGACTCGCCATCAGATACATGATGAATGAAGCTTTTACTGCTGAGGCTGGAGACAGGCCAAAG GTTCCAAATGTGGCCGTGATCGTGACAGACGGACGTCCTCAGGACCGCGTGGCTGAGGTGGCAGCTGAGGCAAGAGAAAAAGGCATTGAGATCTATGCTGTGGGCGTGGCCAGGGCAGATATGACATCACTGAGGGCCATGGCATCACCGCCCTTCGAGGACCACGTCTTCCTGGTTGAGTCCTTTGATCTCATTCACCAGTTTGGCATCCAGTTCCAGGATAAGCTCTGCG GCGTGGATCTGTGTCTGGAGTCAGACCACGGCTGTGAGCACATCTGTGAGAGCACTCCTGGATCCTACCACTGCCTCTGTCTGCCCGGATACACTGTGAACGATGACGGGAAGACATGCAGAG ccaTAGATCTGTGTGCTGAGAGAAAACATAACTGTGAACAAATCTGCGTCAGCTCCCCGGGCTCCTTCACCTGTGACTGCAACAAAGGATACAAACTGAACAACGACCAGAGGACCTGCTCAA TGATCGACTACTGTTCGTTTGGGAACCACAGTTGCGATCACGAGTGTGTGAGCGTGCTCAATGGCTATCGCTGTCGCTGTAACGAGGGATACAGGCTGCTGGAGGACGGCAAGACCTGCCAGG CCATTGACCTGTGCGCTGAGGGGAAGCACGACTGTGAACAGATCTGCATCAGCGCGCCGGGCGTCTACACCTGCGACTGCAACAATGGATACACGCTCAATGAGGACGAGAAGACCTGCACAC CCATTGACCTGTGCGCTGAGGGAAAGCACGACTGTGAGCAGATCTGTGTCAGCGCTCCGGGCGTCTTCAGCTGCGACTGTAACAAAGGATTCAAACTCAACAAGGACAAGAAGACCTGCACAA ACATGAACATGTGTAACACAGTGGAGCACGGCTGTGAGTACCAGTGTGTGAGCACTCCAGGCTCTTATCACTGCATCTGCCCCGAGGGACAGCTGCTACAGGACGACGGCAGGAGCTGCGGCA CCTGCAAGTCTGCAAACATCGACCTGGTGCTTCTGATCGACGGCTCCAAGAGTGTCCGCCCTCAAAACTTCGAGCTTGTCAAAAAGTTTGTTAACCAG GTCGTCGACTCTCTGGATGTGTCTGCTCACGGTACCAGAGTCGGTCTGGTTCAGTACTCGAGCCGGGTCAGGACAGAGTTTTCCCTCAACATGTACCACACAGCTGATGAGATCAAAGCTGCAGTTATGAAG GTTGAATACATGGAGAAAGGTACGATGACCGGCCTGGCCCTGAAGCACATGCTGGAAAACAGCTTCTCTGAGGCAGAAGGCGCTCGTCCTCTGAGCCGCAACATTCCACGAATCGGGCTGGTTTTCACAGATGGACGCTCCCAGGATGACATCACCGAGTACGCCAAGAAGGCCAAAGAAGTCG GCATCACCATGTACGCGGTGGGTGTTGGCAAAGCGGTGGAAGATGAGCTCCGTGAGATCGCGTCTGAGCCTGTGGAGAAACATTTCTATTACACCACTGACTTCACCGCCATCAGCACCATTGCTGAGAACCTCAAACTCAGTGTCTGCCCAG AGGAGAGTCAGGGCGAGATTGAGGTGAAGGACCCCTGTGCGTGTGAAAGTCTGGTGGAGTTCCAGCAGGCCACTATGAACAGCCTGGAGCAGCTCACACAGAAAC TGGCTGGGATGACCGCCCGTCTGGAACAGCTGGAGAACCAGCTTTTCTCCAGGAAGTGA